In Gossypium hirsutum isolate 1008001.06 chromosome D06, Gossypium_hirsutum_v2.1, whole genome shotgun sequence, one genomic interval encodes:
- the LOC121218427 gene encoding tropomyosin-like — MHLRLDADVQKLEVEKLEKGNNKVEEDLDSLKTDYKKLRVSMRTARLGKTSEQWRQEIQEERNKADQLKARIVELERSLARYRGRNSMIELKASLCKIEEMKKRIEELENTLQNCGQRIEFLEGNEEHWKEQLYHSQNQIQNGDYIMDKAMAQIGEVADHLQTMAIQADVLSVKYELESDRGQELASLLKEVKALSIRAGSSSNLGDNLNNIAIPDFDEIAEKDKAKEEFLKQLREMRKWVLIRAMGSDSRIAKRKEFDSGTEKRESNES, encoded by the exons atgcattTGAGGCTAGATGCTGATGTCCAAAAGTTAGAGGTTGAAAAATTAGAGAAAGGGAATAATAAAGTAGAGGAGGATTTAGATAGCTTAAAGACAGACTACAAAAAGCTACGAGTATCAATGAGAACTGCGAGGCTGGGAAAGacttcagagcagtggcgacaggAGATccaagaagaaagaaacaaagccGATC AATTAAAAGCTAGAATAGTGGAGCTCGAGAGATCACTCGCTCGGTATAGAGGTCGTAATTCTATGATAGAATTAAAAGCAAGCCTGTgcaagattgaagaaatgaaaaagaggaTAGAGGAACTGGAGAATACATTACAAAACTGTGGGCAAAGGATCGAATTCTTGGAAGGAAATGAAGAGCATTGGAAGGAACAACTTTATCATTCTCAGAATCAAATTCAGAACGGAGATTACATTATGGACAAGGCCATGGCTCAGATCGGGGAGGTAGCTGATCATTTGCAAACAATGGCAATTCAGGCTGACGTTTTAAGTGTAAAGTATGAACTGGAATCGGATCGGGGTCAGGAGTTAGCTTCATTGTTGAAAGAAGTTAAAGCTCTGAGCATTAGG GCCGGATCAAGCTCTAATCTCGGTGATAACCTGAATAATATTGCTATTCCAGATTTTGATGAGATAGCTGAGAAGGATAAGGCGAAGGAAGAATTTCTAAAGCAGTTGAGAGAAATGAGGAAATGGGTTCTTATACGCGCAATGGGAAGCGATAGCAGAATTGCGAAGAGAAAAGAATTTGATAGTGGAACggagaaaagagaaagcaatgaaagttga